From the genome of Candidatus Nitrosocosmicus oleophilus, one region includes:
- a CDS encoding RidA family protein yields the protein MTYLQQKSKILKRLLNAKVNLLILIMEYPNMTPEKKIESLNLVIPIGKPKALGSYVPIVNVNDLVFISGQLPIDVNSPSNDLKFRGKVGKQITIEDAQLACKICCLNAFSIVKGLIGDLDKVKRIVKITGYVNCDDAFTDHPKVINGASDFLIEVFGDLGRHSRVAVGVNSLPLNSPVEIDFIIQI from the coding sequence TTGACATATTTACAACAAAAGTCAAAGATATTAAAAAGGTTACTGAATGCAAAAGTTAACCTTTTAATTCTAATCATGGAATATCCAAACATGACACCAGAGAAAAAAATAGAGTCTTTAAATCTTGTTATTCCAATTGGGAAACCAAAAGCATTAGGTTCGTACGTCCCAATAGTAAATGTCAACGATCTAGTTTTTATTTCAGGTCAACTTCCAATTGATGTAAATTCGCCATCAAACGACCTAAAATTTAGAGGCAAAGTAGGCAAACAAATTACAATCGAGGATGCTCAACTAGCTTGTAAAATTTGTTGTTTAAATGCTTTCTCTATTGTTAAGGGCCTAATTGGTGACTTAGATAAAGTAAAAAGAATAGTCAAAATCACAGGTTATGTTAACTGTGATGATGCTTTCACGGATCATCCAAAAGTCATTAATGGAGCTTCAGATTTCCTTATTGAGGTGTTTGGAGATCTAGGGCGGCACTCAAGAGTAGCTGTAGGGGTGAATAGTCTGCCACTAAATTCTCCAGTAGAAATTGATTTTATTATTCAGATATGA
- a CDS encoding cupredoxin domain-containing protein, whose product MSKEGDLPKLPIKKRKIGTIGASLIVMGLSLLFIYILWASFGYIGPSFSSDVLNLQQSTLRAQFHLPEEPVITDPTVLQTPPSLRPFLTDNATSGSTNATSGSTNATSGSTNATSGSTNATSGSTNATSGSTNATDQASDNTQVSIVPGASTLTDTAFSPSSIEVTVGQTVVWTNDDSAFHTVTSGTAGAADAGKEFDSGLKGPTALTSKGKTFEHTFDRIGDYPYFCTLHPAMVGNVIVK is encoded by the coding sequence ATGTCAAAGGAGGGCGACCTTCCAAAACTTCCGATCAAAAAAAGGAAAATAGGTACTATAGGTGCCTCTCTTATTGTTATGGGCTTATCATTGTTATTTATCTACATATTGTGGGCATCCTTTGGCTATATTGGCCCTTCGTTCTCGTCTGATGTTTTAAATTTGCAACAATCAACTTTAAGAGCCCAATTTCACTTACCGGAAGAACCAGTTATCACAGATCCTACGGTATTACAAACTCCACCATCTCTTCGCCCATTTTTGACAGACAATGCAACTAGTGGTTCGACCAATGCAACTAGTGGTTCGACCAATGCAACTAGTGGTTCGACCAATGCAACTAGTGGTTCGACCAATGCAACTAGTGGTTCGACCAATGCAACTAGTGGTTCGACCAATGCAACTGATCAAGCTTCAGATAATACGCAAGTATCAATAGTTCCAGGAGCATCTACTTTGACCGATACGGCATTCAGTCCAAGTTCTATCGAAGTTACTGTTGGTCAAACAGTAGTATGGACAAACGATGATTCTGCATTCCATACAGTAACATCTGGAACTGCCGGTGCAGCAGACGCAGGTAAGGAATTTGATTCGGGTCTAAAGGGTCCAACAGCTCTGACTAGTAAGGGGAAAACTTTTGAGCATACGTTCGATAGAATTGGCGATTATCCTTATTTTTGTACCTTACATCCAGCAATGGTTGGCAATGTGATAGTGAAGTAA